One stretch of Priestia megaterium DNA includes these proteins:
- a CDS encoding LysR family transcriptional regulator, with translation MNIENIEAFIYVCQLGSFNKAAEALYLTQPSVTARIQSLEREINIKLFHRNGNKISLTEKGEYFFPHAQKILQSYQEAKYGLQQVNIPYELVIGSALSISNNILPDILPAFISEFKDVRIKILTGHSKDILHKVINKEVDFGIVRTETHPQVESIRLYNDPISLFVPKNHIFLKEESVTVEDVSKQPLIFFDYGSIDWLAIHRLFLSKGLNPNIYLEVDNMETAKNLVLQGVGICFLPEHCVKKELENEELFRVEMTPPVKTNISIDFIYLKGKPTSVFMDFLKEKMFEQH, from the coding sequence ATGAATATTGAAAATATTGAGGCTTTCATCTATGTATGTCAACTAGGTAGTTTCAATAAAGCAGCAGAAGCTCTTTATTTAACTCAACCTTCTGTAACAGCACGGATTCAGTCCCTAGAACGTGAAATTAACATAAAGCTTTTTCATCGAAATGGAAATAAAATTTCTTTAACTGAAAAAGGGGAATATTTTTTCCCACATGCACAAAAAATTCTTCAGTCTTATCAGGAAGCAAAGTACGGTTTACAACAAGTAAATATCCCTTATGAGTTGGTGATTGGAAGTGCTTTGTCAATCTCTAATAATATTCTTCCGGATATTTTGCCAGCATTTATTTCAGAATTTAAGGACGTTCGAATAAAGATTTTAACAGGCCATTCTAAAGATATTTTACACAAGGTAATTAATAAAGAGGTGGACTTTGGCATTGTACGAACAGAAACCCATCCTCAAGTAGAATCAATTCGTCTTTATAATGATCCAATCAGTCTTTTCGTTCCTAAAAATCATATTTTTTTAAAAGAAGAGAGTGTAACAGTTGAAGATGTAAGTAAGCAGCCACTTATCTTTTTTGATTATGGATCGATAGATTGGCTTGCCATTCATCGCTTATTCTTGAGTAAGGGGTTAAATCCGAATATATACTTAGAAGTTGATAATATGGAAACAGCAAAAAATCTTGTACTTCAAGGCGTAGGCATCTGCTTTTTACCTGAGCATTGTGTAAAAAAGGAATTAGAAAATGAAGAGTTATTCCGAGTAGAAATGACTCCTCCTGTGAAAACAAACATTAGCATTGATTTCATTTATTTAAAAGGGAAACCTACATCTGTTTTCATGGATTTCTTAAAAGAGAAAATGTTTGAACAGCACTAA
- a CDS encoding cation:dicarboxylate symporter family transporter: MRKFGLATQIFIGLALGIIVGAVFYGNETAMSILQPMGDIFLHLIKMIVIPIVVAALVVSIAGVGDIKKLGKLGGKTILYFEIVTTVALAIGLLAANIFHPGTGIDMGNLEKGNISTYEETAKASESGSIADKFVHIIPSNIFQSMAEGDLLAIVFFSVLFGVAVAVIGEKGKPVLSFFDGVLEAMFWMTNLVMKFAPFGVFALIGVNVAKFGIGSLIPLGKLVLVIYATMFFFVFVVLGIIAKFAGTNIFTLMKILKDELILAFTTASSESVLPRLMAKMEKFGCPKAVTSFVIPTGYTFNLDGSSIYQAIAAVFIAQMYGIHLSIAEQITLLLVLMLTSKGMAGVTGASFVVVLTTLSSMGLPLEGMAFIAGIDRILDMLRTSVNVIGNALATIVMSKWEGEFDQEKAARYTASIKQSDVA, encoded by the coding sequence ATGAGAAAGTTTGGATTAGCTACACAGATATTTATTGGGCTTGCTTTAGGTATTATCGTAGGTGCAGTTTTCTATGGTAATGAAACAGCGATGTCTATTCTTCAACCAATGGGTGATATCTTTCTTCATTTAATCAAAATGATTGTTATTCCAATTGTTGTAGCCGCCCTTGTGGTATCAATAGCAGGTGTAGGTGATATAAAAAAATTAGGAAAACTAGGTGGAAAAACGATTCTTTATTTTGAAATCGTTACTACAGTTGCATTAGCGATTGGTCTACTTGCTGCAAATATATTTCATCCAGGTACTGGAATTGATATGGGGAATCTGGAAAAAGGTAATATCTCGACATATGAAGAAACAGCTAAAGCAAGTGAAAGTGGTAGTATTGCTGATAAATTTGTTCATATCATACCAAGTAACATCTTTCAATCGATGGCAGAGGGAGATCTACTTGCTATAGTCTTTTTTTCTGTACTGTTTGGAGTAGCTGTTGCAGTTATCGGAGAAAAAGGAAAGCCTGTTTTAAGTTTCTTTGATGGTGTATTAGAGGCCATGTTCTGGATGACAAACTTAGTTATGAAGTTTGCTCCATTTGGTGTATTTGCATTAATTGGTGTCAACGTAGCAAAGTTTGGAATTGGTTCATTAATACCTTTAGGGAAACTGGTATTAGTTATATATGCTACAATGTTTTTCTTTGTATTTGTTGTACTAGGGATTATTGCGAAATTTGCTGGTACAAACATATTTACCCTTATGAAAATTTTAAAAGATGAGCTAATTTTAGCATTTACAACTGCAAGCTCAGAATCGGTATTACCAAGGTTGATGGCTAAAATGGAGAAGTTCGGATGTCCAAAGGCTGTTACTTCCTTCGTTATTCCTACAGGTTACACCTTTAACCTTGATGGATCGTCTATTTATCAAGCAATTGCTGCAGTCTTTATTGCTCAAATGTACGGCATTCATTTATCTATTGCAGAACAGATTACACTTTTACTCGTATTGATGTTGACTTCTAAGGGAATGGCAGGCGTTACAGGTGCTTCGTTTGTAGTGGTGTTGACAACACTCAGCTCAATGGGTCTTCCATTAGAAGGCATGGCCTTCATTGCAGGGATCGATCGTATTTTAGATATGCTTCGTACATCTGTAAATGTAATAGGAAATGCATTAGCTACTATTGTAATGTCTAAATGGGAAGGCGAGTTTGATCAAGAAAAGGCAGCACGTTATACAGCATCTATAAAACAATCTGATGTCGCATAA